In the Emys orbicularis isolate rEmyOrb1 chromosome 3, rEmyOrb1.hap1, whole genome shotgun sequence genome, one interval contains:
- the SOX7 gene encoding transcription factor SOX-7 has protein sequence MASLLGSYPWSESLDCSALDGELPEGLSPPAAHRSPGEKGSEPRIRRPMNAFMVWAKDERKRLAVQNPDLHNAELSKMLGKSWKSLSPSQKRPYVEEAERLRVQHMQDYPNYKYRPRRKKQVKRICKRVDPGFLLGNLARDQNSVPEKRACGRTVGGKEGQGEYSPGPVLQSIRGYREAQASSSSTNMDTYPYGLPTPPEMSPLDVIDPEQSFFSSPGPEDHHHPHMTGAPYSPEYSTSPLQCNHHPLGPMSIPQPSTSMIPPIPSCPPPPPPTYYTPAFHPIHSPNLQAHLGQLSPPPEHHGFDSLDQLSQAELLGEMDRNEFDQYLNTPGHSDHSGMIINGHVQVSQVAGGSPSTETSLISVLADATATYYNNYSVS, from the exons ATGGCTTCCCTGCTGGGCTCCTACCCGTGGTCCGAGAGCCTGGATTGCTCCGCCCTGGACGGGGAGCTCCCGGAGGGGCTCTCCCCGCCGGCCGCGCACCGCTCCCCGGGGGAGAAGGGCTCGGAGCCCCGCATCAGGAGACCCATGAACGCCTTCATGGTGTGGGCGAAGGACGAGAGGAAGCGGCTGGCGGTGCAGAACCCGGACCTGCACAACGCGGAACTCAGCAAGATGCTCG GCAAGTCCTGGAAATCTCTGAGCCCTTCCCAGAAGAGACCTTACGTGGAGGAGGCGGAAAGACTGAGGGTGCAGCACATGCAAGATTACCCCAACTACAAATACCGGCCCAGGAGGAAGAAGCAGGTCAAGCGGATCTGCAAGCGGGTGGATCCAGGCTTTCTGCTGGGGAACCTCGCCAGGGATCAGAACTCGGTGCCGGAGAAGCGGGCCTGCGGCAGGacagtggggggaaaggaggggcagGGTGAGTACTCGCCTGGCCCGGTATTGCAGAGCATCAGGGGCTACAGGGaggcccaggccagcagcagcagcaccaacaTGGACACCTACCCCTACGGGTTGCCCACCCCGCCTGAGATGTCCCCTTTGGATGTGATAGACCCTGAGCAGAGCTTCTTCTCCTCCCCGGGCCCGGAGGACCATCACCACCCCCATATGACTGGGGCCCCTTACTCTCCAGAGTACTCCACCAGCCCCCTCCAGTGTAACCACCATCCCCTTGGTCCCATGTCCATCCCTCAACCCAGCACCTCCATGATCCCCCcaatccccagctgcccccctcctcctcctcccacctacTACACGCCAGCCTTccaccccatccactcccccaACCTCCAGGCCCATCTTGGTCagctctccccgccccctgaacacCACGGCTTTGACAGCCTGGACCAGCTGAGCCAAGCAGAACTTCTGGGGGAGATGGACCGCAATGAGTTTGACCAGTATCTCAACACTCCCGGCCACTCAGACCACAGCGGGATGATAATCAATGGACACGTCCAGGTGTCTCAGGTTGCAGGTGGCTCGCCCTCTACAGAGACTAGCCTCATCTCCGTCCTAGCAGATGCCACTGCTACCTACTACAACAACTACAGCGTCTCCTAG